A part of Saccopteryx bilineata isolate mSacBil1 chromosome 10, mSacBil1_pri_phased_curated, whole genome shotgun sequence genomic DNA contains:
- the LOC136314564 gene encoding zinc finger protein 337-like produces the protein KSHLLRHQKTHSGEKPYVCRECERDFTRKSDFLSHQRTHSGEKPYVCRECERGFTRKSDLLRHQRTHSGEKPYVCRECERGFSQKSTLLRHQKTHSGEKPYVCRECGQGFTQKSHLLRHQKTHSGEKPYVCRECERGFTDKSNLLRHQKTHSGEKPYVCRECERGFTDKSTLLRHQRTHSGEKPYVCRECERGFTQKSTLLRHQKTHSGEKPYVCRECERGFTDKSTLLRHQRTHSGEKPYVCRECERGFTEKLTLLRHQRTHSGEKPYVCRECERGFTQKSTLLRHQKTHSGEKPYVCRECERGFSQRSTLLRHQKTHSGEKPYVCRECERGFTQKLTLLRHQRTHSGEKPYVCRECERGFTQKSNLLRHQRTHSGEKPYVCRECERGFTDKLTLLRHQRTHSGEKPYVCRECERGFNWMSDLI, from the exons aagtcacatctcctcagacaccagaagacacactcaggggagaagccctatgtttgcagggagtgtgagcgagacTTTACACGAAAGTCAGATTTCCTCAgtcaccagaggacacactcaggggagaagccctatgtttgcagggagtgtgagcgaggctttacacgAAAGTcagatctcctcagacaccagaggacacactcaggggagaagccctatgtttgcagggagtgtgagcgaggcttttcacagaagtcaactctcctcagacaccagaagacacactcaggggagaagccctatgtttgcagggagtgtgggcaaggctttacacaaaagtcacatctcctcagacaccagaagacacactcaggggagaagccctatgtttgcagggagtgtgagcgaggctttacagacaagtcaaatctcctcagacaccagaagacacactcaggggagaagccctatgtttgcagggagtgtgaacgaggctttacagacaagtcaactctcctcagacaccagaggacacactcaggggagaagccctatgtttgcagggagtgtgagcgag gctttacacagaagtcaactctcctcagacaccagaagacacactcaggggagaagccctatgtttgcagggagtgtgagcgaggctttacagacaagtcaactctcctcagacaccagaggacacactcaggggagaagccctatgtttgcagggagtgtgagcgaggctttacagAGAAGTTaactctcctcagacaccagaggacacactcaggggagaagccctatgtttgcagggagtgtgagcgaggctttacacagaagtcaactctcctcagacaccagaagacacactcaggggagaagccctatgtttgcagggagtgtgagcgaggcttttcacagaggtcaactctcctcagacaccagaagacacactcaggggagaagccctatgtttgcagggagtgtgagcgaggcttcacACAGAAGTTaactctcctcagacaccagaggacacactcaggggagaagccctatgtttgcagggagtgtgagcgaggctttacacagaagtcaaatctcctcagacaccagaggacacactcaggggagaagccctatgtttgcagggagtgtgagcgaggctttacagACAAGTTaactctcctcagacaccagaggacacactcaggggagaagccctatgtttgcagggagtgtgagcgaggattTAACTGGATGTCAGATCTCATATAG